A genomic stretch from Balaenoptera musculus isolate JJ_BM4_2016_0621 chromosome 9, mBalMus1.pri.v3, whole genome shotgun sequence includes:
- the FGL2 gene encoding fibroleukin, with translation MKLAKWCWLSSAVLAAYGFLVVANNATEEIKDEAAQDACPVRLESRAKCEEGGDCPYQVNLPPLTIQLPKQFGRIEEVFKEVQNLKEIVKSLKKSCQDCKLQADDNRDPGRNGLLLPGTGALGEAGDNRVRELESEVNKLSSDLKDAKEEIDVLQGRLEKLNLVNMNNIEHYVDSKVANLTFVVNSLDGKCSSKCPTQEQIQSRPVQHLIYKDCSEYYTIGKRSSELYRVTPDPKNSSFEVFCDMETMGGGWTVLQARVDGSTNFTRTWQDYKVGFGNPRREFWLGNDKIHLLTKSKDMILRIDLEDFNGVKLYALYDHFYVANEFLKYRLHIGNYNGTAGDALRFSKHYNHDMKFFTTPDRDNDRYPSGNCGLYYSSGWWFDACLSANLNGKYYHQKYRGVRNGIFWGTWPGISEAQPGGYKSSFKEVKMLIRPKHFKP, from the exons ATGAAGCTGGCGAAGTGGTGCTGGCTGAGCTCGGCTGTCCTTGCTGCTTATGGTTTTTTGGTTGTGGCAAACAATGCAAcagaggaaattaaagatgaagcaGCCCAGGACGCCTGCCCGGTGAGACTAGAAAGCAGAGCGAAATGCGAGGAGGGAGGCGACTGTCCCTACCAGGTGAACCTGCCCCCGCTGACTATTCAGCTCCCCAAGCAGTTTGGCAGGATCGAGGAGGTGTTCAAAGAAGTCCAGAACCTCAAGGAAATTGTAAAGAGCCTGAAGAAGTCTTGCCAAGACTGCAAACTGCAGGCTGATGACAACCGAGACCCGGGCAGAAATGGACTGCTGTTACCCGGCACAGGAGCTCTGGGAGAAGCTGGTGACAACAGAGTTAGAGAGTTAGAGAGCGAGGTTAACAAGCTGTCCTCTGACCTTAAGGATGCCAAGGAGGAGATCGACGTGCTTCAGGGTCGCCTGGAGAAGCTGAATCTTGTAAATATGAACAACATAGAACATTATGTTGATAGCAAAGTGGCAAACCTAACATTTGTTGTCAATAGTTTGGATGGCAAATGTTCATCTAAGTGTCCCACTCAAGAACAAATACAATCACGTCCAG TTCAACATCTTATATATAAAGATTGCTCTGAATACTACACAATAGGCAAAAGAAGCAGTGAGCTCTACAGAGTTACACCGGATCCCAAAAATAGTAGCTTCGAAGTTTTCTGTGACATGGAGACCATGGGGGGAGGCTGGACAGTGCTGCAGGCACGTGTTGATGGAAGCACCAACTTCACCAGAACATGGCAAGACTACAAAGTGGGCTTTGGAAACCCCAGAAGAGAATTTTGGCTGGGGAACGATAAAATCCATCTTCTGACTAAGAGTAAGGACATGATTCTAAGAATAGATCTTGAAGACTTTAACGGTGTCAAACTCTATGCCTTGTATGATCACTTTTATGTGGCCAACGAGTTTCTCAAATACCGTCTACACATTGGTAACTATAATGGCACAGCTGGAGATGCCTTACGTTTCAGTAAACATTACAACCACGATATGAAGTTTTTCACCACCCCGGATAGAGACAACGATCGATACCCCTCTGGGAACTGTGGGCTCTACTACAGTTCAGGCTGGTGGTTTGATGCATGTCTTTCTGCAAACTTAAATGGCAAATATTATCACCAGAAATACAGAGGTGTCCGAAATGGGATTTTCTGGGGGACCTGGCCTGGTATAAGTGAGGCACAACCTGGTGGCTACAAGTCCTCCTTCAAAGAAGTCAAAATGCTGATCAGACCCAAGCACTTTAAGCCATAA